The window AAATCCAGGTAAAAGGTGCTGCCACGCCGGTCTACAGCCTGCGCTACGGCGCTGAGAAGAGCGTGCTGTTCGTTTCCCGTGGCGACCAGATGCTGGTGTTGTCGAATCCGAAGATGCTGTTCACCGCCGCCGACGAAAGCGGCTTGGGTGAGCCGGACACCGCCATTGCCAAGGACCTGGGCACCCTGCTCGAAGGTGAGCCGCTGTTCGCCAAGGACTTCGCCCTGGAGCCGCGCGGCGAGTTGAAGCAGCGCATCACCCTGGGCGCCAGCGTGCTCGCCATGGGCTACCAGCGCTTCATCCCGACCTTCTCCGGCGTGCGTTTCGAGCAGGGCAAGGATGGCTGGCACAGCTATCTGGCGCTGAGCGAAGTCGCCCGCCAGCCGGAGCTGGATTTCACCCCGGTGTGGCAAGCCATGCCCATGGGCGCCAGCGCCTGCGTGGCGTTGCCGGTGACGCCGGGCCTGTATGACAGCATGCTGGTGAAGCTGGGCGCCGAGCAGAAGATGGCCGCGTCCTTCTCCGAGCACCTCTCCGGTGCTGCTGGCCTGTGCTGGTACCCCGATTCGCGCCTGCACTCGCCGCTGCTCGCGGTGAAGCTCGACGCCCCCGCCAGCCCCGAGCTGGACGAGGAACTGGGCAAGCTGTTCGGCAGCATGATCGGCGCCTATGAAGCCAATGTGGAGGGTGGCGCTTTCGAGGTGGAAAGCCGCGCGGAGGGTGACGGTCGTCTCTGGCAGCGCCAGGTCAGCTCGCGCTTCGGCCAGTACCCGGCCAGCGAGGCGGAGAACCCCGACCAGGTCAGCGGCAACGGATTCTTCCGTGTCAGCATGCTGCGCGATGGCAACACCCTGCTGTTCTCCATCGACGACAAGCTGCTCGACAAGGCGCGCAACACCCTGGCCAAGCGTTTCCCGCCGCTGGCCGACGTACTGCCGAAAGACGCCGTGGTGCCCGCGTACCTCGCGCCGAAGACGCTCTCCGAACTGCTCCAGCGCGAAACCCTCGACAGCCTGCCGCAGGATATCGAGCCGGTGTTCCGCAACGCCGCCGACACGCTGCTCCTGCCGCGCCTGAAGACCCTCGCCGGCAACGGCTCCTACGCCCTGACGCTGCCGGCCGGCAGCGAGCCCAGTGGCGAATGGGAGTGGCTGCCGCTGGACTGGAAGGCGCTGTGATCCGAAAGCCACTGACGCTGCTCGCAGGTCTGCTGGTCGCCACCTTGGCGCAGGCGGCTGAGCCAGCGCTGGATGCGCAGCAGACCCAGGTGTTCCGCGCCTGGTTCGTGCGCATCGCCGAGGAGCAGTTGCGCCGCGGCCCGAACCCGCGCTGGTACCAGCAGGACTGCGCGGGCCTGGTGCGCTTCGCCGCCAACGAGGCGCTGAAGGTGCACGACGCCAAGTGGCTGCGCGCCAACGGCATGTCCAACCGCTACCTGCCGCCGGAGCTGGAACTGTCCGCCGCGCAGCGCAACCTAGCGCAGAGCTGGCAGCAGGGCGGCGGCAAGACCGGCCCCTACGTCAACGCGATCAAACTCATTCAGTACAACAGCCAGTTCGTCGGCCGCGACCTCAACCAGGCGCGGCCGGGCGACCTGATGTTCTTCGACCAGGGCGATGACCAGCATCTGATGATCTGGATGGGCCGCGACATCGCTTATCACACCGGCACTCGTACGGCGACCGACAACGGCATGCGCTCGGTCAGCCTGCAACAACTCATGACATGGAAGGACACCCGATGGATACCCGACGAATCCAATCCCAACTTTATCGGCGTCTATCGCTTGTCCTTCCTGACCCGATGAACGTGCTGCGCGGCGTTGCCGCTGCCCTGGCCTGCGTCGGCCTGTTCGCCGCCGCGCCCGCACTCGTGCAGGCGGACGACGACGTCCCGGCCAGCGGCTACACGCCCATGGCCGGCGAGTCGTTCTTCCTGCTCGCTGACTCGAGCTTCGCCTCCGACGAAGTGGCCAAGGTGCGCCTGGAAGCGCCGGGCCGCGATTACCGTCGCTACCGCATGGAGCCCTACGGCGGCGCGGATATCCGCGTCTACCGCATCGACCAGCCGCTGGACTTCCTCAAGCGCCAGAAGAACCTGCACCGCGTGCTATCCGAAGGACAGTTCAAGGGCGAGGGCCTGTCCAACACCCTGGCCTACCTGTGGGACAACTGGTACCGCAAGTCGCGTCGGGTGATGCAGCGGACATTCTCCTACGAGTCGCGCCATCAGGTCACCGAAGTGGTGCCCGAGCTGAAGATGGGCAACGCCATCGCCGCGCCGACTCCCTATGACGCGCAGCCGCAGTACGCGCCGATTCCCGGCCTGCCGATGGTCAGCCAGTTCCGCTACCCGCTGTGGGACGCCAAGCCCATCCAGCCGCCGAAGGACGTGACCCTGATGGGGTCGTCCAGCGAGTTCATCAACGTCGCGCCGGGCAACGTCTACGTCCCGCTGGGCAAGCTCAAGCCCGGCCTGTACCTGGTCGAGGCGCTGGTGGGCAAGTACCGCGCGACCACCGTAGTGTTCGTCTCCAACAGCGTCGCCGTGAGCAAGATCGCTGGCAACGAGCTGCTGGTGTGGACCGCCCGCAAGCATGAAGGCACGCCGGTGGGCGGCGCCAAGGTGCTGTGGACCGACGGCCTGGGCGTGATGAGCAGCGGCAGCAGCGATGCCGATGGCCTGTTGCGCCTGCAACACGTCAGCCCCGAGCGTTCCTTCGTGATCGGTGAGGACGAGGAGGGTGGCGTCTTCGTCTCCGAGAACTTCTATTACGACAGCGAAATCTACGACACCAAGCTCTACGCCTTTACCGACCGCCCGCTGTACCGTCCGGGCGACTGGGTGTCGCTGAAGATCGTCGGCCGCGAGTTCAAGAACTCCCGTGAATCGCAGGCGCCGCAGAGCGCGCCGCTGCGCCTGTCGGTGATCGACGCCGCCGGCACCACACTGCAGACCCTGGACCTCAAGTACGACGCCAAGAGCGGCACCAACGGTCGCTTCCAGCTGCCGCCCAACGCTGTCGCCGGCGGTTACGAGCTGCGCTTCGACTACCGCGACCAGACCTACAGCAGCGCCTTCCGCGTCGCCGAGTACATCAAACCGCACTTCGAGATTTCCCTGGACCTCGCCAAGCCGGACTTCAAGACTGGCGAGCCGGTGAAGGGCAACCTGATCCTGCTCTACCCGGACGGCAAGCCGGTGGCCAACGCGCGCCTGGAGCTGAGCCTGCGCGCCCAGCAGCTGTCCATGGTGGACAACGAGCTGCAGTACCTCGGCCAGTTCCCCGTGGAACTGTCCAGCGCGCAGATCACCACCGACGACCAGGGTCGCGCCGCGCTGGAGCTGCCGGCGGCGGAGAAGCCCAGCCGTTACATGCTCACCGTGTTCGCCAGCGATGGCGCCGCGTACCGCGTCAAGACCAGCAAGGAAATCCTCATCGAGCGCGGCGCCGCCCGCTACCGCGTGAGCGCGCCGCAGCGCTTCAGCGCCGCCGGCGACAAGGTCGAATTCAGCTACGCCGCCGAGCAGCAGACCCGGATCCAGCCGACCGCCTACCGCTGGCTGCGCCTGGAAGACCGCAGCAGCGGCGACGGCGCGGTGGCCGACGGCAAGTTCGCCATCACCTTCGACAAGCCCGGTACCTACAGCGTCGAGCTGCGCGACAAAGCCGGCCAACTGCTCGGCGGCACCGGCCACTCGGTCAGCGGCGACGGCGTGAAGGCCGTGCCGGGCACCGTGGAAATTGTCCTCGACAAGCCTGAGTACAAGGCCGGAGAGGAAGCCTTGGCGCTGATCACCTTCCCCGAACCGGTGGACGACGCGTTGCTGTCGCTGGAGCGCGACAAGGTCGAAGCCACTGCGCTGCTGTCCAAGGGCGGCGACTGGCTGAAGCTGGAGAAGCTCAACCCGACCCAGTACCGCGCGCGCATTCCGGTGAAGCCGGACTTCTCGCCGAACCTGACCTTCTCCGTGCTCTACACCCGCAGCGGCGACTACAGCTTCCAGAACGCCGGCATCAAGGTCGCCGTGCCGCAGGTGGACATCGCCGTCAGCACCGACAAGGAGCGCTACGAGCCGGGTGAGACGGTCACCGTCAACCTTGATACCCGCTACGACGGCAAGCCGGTCTCCAGCCACCTCACCGTGAGCGTGGTGGACGAGATGATCTACGCGCTGCAGCCGGAGATCGCCCCAGGCATCGACCAGTTCTTCTACCACCCGCGCCGCAACAACGTGCGCACCAGTGCCAGCCTGTCCTTCATCAGCTACGACGTCGCACTGCCCGGTACGCCCAGCGCCCCCGGCCGCGCCAACCGCAGCGAGCGTGGGGTGAAGGTGCTGGAGCGTCCGCGCCGCGAGGAAGTGGACACTGCTGCATGGGAACCGGAGCTGGTCACCGATGCCAACGGCAAGGCCCAGTTCAAGTTCCGCATGCCCGACTCCCTGACCCGCTGGCGCATCACTGCCCGCGCCATGGATGACGAAGGGCAGGTGGGTCAGAAGAAACAGTTCATCCGTTCCGAGAAGCCGCTGTACCTGAAGTGGAACGGGCCGAAGCGCTTCCGCAGCGGCGATGCGCCGGATCTGGGGCTGTTCGTCTTCAACCAGGGCGAGCAGGACACCAAGGCCGAACTGCTGATCCGCGCCAATGGCGCGGAGAAGACCCAGGCGCTGGAGCTCAAGCGCGGCGTCAACTACATCGCCCTGCCGCAGCAGCCGTTGAGCGATGGCGACTGGAGTGTGGAACTGCGCCAGGACGGCCAGGTGCGCGACAGCCTCGGCGTGCATTTCAGCCTGGTGGCCGACAGCTGGCAGGTGCTGCAGTCCAAGCCGCTGCAGGTGAATGCGCAGAACACCCCGCTGCAACTGCCGGCGGATGCCCGCGACGTAACCCTGCGCCTGGATGACAGCGCCCAGGCGCTGCTGCGCGGCAACCTTGATTCGCTGCTGAACTACCCCTGGGGAGGCGTCGAGCAAACCGCCAGCCAACTGCTGCCGCTGAGCATCGCCTACCCGATGCTGTCGGGCGGCGAGCCGCGCGTGCGCGACCGCCTGCGCCTGATCATGCAGACCAGCCGCCTGCGCCTGGTGCAGATGGCCGGCCCGGACGCCTACTTCACCTGGTGGGGTGGCGAAGACAACGACGCCTTCCTCACCGCCTACGCCTACTACGCCGACTGGTACGCCAGTCGCGCGCTGGAAATCCAGCTACCGCCGGATCACTGGCAGCGCGTGCTGGAACTGTATTCCGCGCGCGCCAGCGCTACGCCGCTGCTGCAGCGCGCGCTGATCCTGGCCTTCGCCCGCGATATGCAGTTGCCGGTGCAGACCCTGGTCAGCGGCCTGCTCACTGACCTTGAGAACGCCGGCAACGGCGAAGCGGCGAAATCCGTGAACGACTTCGATATCGACGACAGCCTGGTCATGGGCCAGCCGGACTCCGAGCTGGGTCTGGCCGTTGCCCGTGTGCTGACGGCCAGTCTGGCCGAGCAGAGCAAGGTCGCGCCGCCGAAAGGTTTCGCCAGGCAGCTGGACTCCGCGCGCCTGAAGGTCAACACCAGCGACCAGCCCTTTGCCCGCGCCGTACAGCTGTATAGCGGCACTGTGGACGCCAACCGCGCCCGCGAGCTGCTGCTGAGCCTGGCGCCGCAGCAGTCCACCGTCGAACGCGCCCTGGCCCTGGCCTGGATGCAACGCGCCGTGGTGGCCGCGCCGGCCGCTGAGCTGCCCAAGCCGGCAGCCGACTGGAAGGAAGGCCATAGCACCACGGGCGATGCGTTCTGGAAGTGGCAGGGCAAGGACGTTCCGGCGCAGCTCGACCTGACCGCCGCGCCGTCGCGCCCGCTCAACGCCTCCGTCACCTTCCGCAGTGCCGAAGCGCCGGCTAGCCAGTTGCCGGTGACCATCAAGCGCCGCCTGCTGCGCCTGGTACCTGGTGAAGAGGCTTTCGCCTTCAACGCCGAGGAGCTGGGCGACAAGCCGCTGTCCAGCGACGAGCTGTACCTGGACGAAGTGACCCTCACCACCGACCAGGCACAGGCCCTGCGCTATGGAATGCTGGAAGTGCCGCTGCCGCCGGGTGCGGACGTCGAGCGCACCACCTGGGGCCTGCAGATCAGCGGCCTGGGCGGCGCCGAGGCGACCAGCCTGGAGCGCGCGCGCAACGAACCGGGCGACCTGTTCTACGGCGTGCCGGTGGATACCCTGGGCGGCGAGCTGCGCTTCCGTCACCTGGTCCGCTTCTCGCAGAAGGGCAACTTCGTGCTGCCGCCGGTGCGCTACCAGCGGCTTTATGCGCCGCAGGAGCAGGCGTTGGAGCAGCAACCGGCCCTGGCGAAGATCAAGGTCCAGTAAATGCGCGTGCGCATCGCCGGGCTGATCCTGTTGTTGCCGCTGTGCGTCCAGGCGGCGCCCAGCTCGCAGGAGCAGGCGCAGCTGGCCTGGCGTACCGCGCAGGGTGACGAACTGCTGCGCCTCGGGCCGCAGCAGGTGCTCGATCGTCAGCCACTGCCGGCTGACCTGCGTGCACCTTTGGGTAGCCTGTGGAAGCTGTTCGTCTACGCCTGGCTGAACGACACCGGTCAACAGGAGCCGGCCTACCGCTGCCGAGGCGAGGACAAGGAAGAGGTCTATTGCTGCACGGCAGGGCAGAGCATCGAGCGCGACGCCGCGCTGGTGAAGTCCTGTGGCCTGTACTTCCAGCCCCGGCGCCTGGGCATCGACGGTTCGGTCTGGCAGCAATACTGGCAGGCGCGCCATGCGCCGGATTGGATCACGCAGCTGGACAAGCTGACGCCGCAGACCGACGTGCCGGTCGTTGAACTGCTCGATCAGTTGCAGCACCTGCCAGCTCAGGAACAAGCGAGGAAGGTGCTGCTGGACGTCAGTCTCGCAGCCGATGACGGACGAGCACCGGCCGCGTTGGGCGGACGCCTGCGGGTAAAAACCTGGAGTTGGGACGAGAACGGCGAGCGCGAAGGTGGCTTCGCCGGCTGGTTGGTGGATGGCACGCCCCTGTGGGCGCGCGGGCCGGGCACCAGCAAGACCGTGCTGGCGACCTACGGCAATGCCATCGGCGCCGCGCTACCGGCGCCCTGGCCGCGCGATCCCGGGCGTTGCGTGGAGGTCAGCCTGTTCAGCCGTTATCCGCTGAAAGAGGTCTATGACGCACGTAACCAGCCCGCTGCCGAAGGTCTGCTGGCAGGCCGGCAGAACGTGCTATTCGCCAATGGCGTTTACCTTGACGTGAGCAGTCACGGCGATCTGTTCCTCGAGCGCGGCGCCCAAGGTCCGCGCCTGACCGCACGCCTGTCCCGCGAGGAGTACGTCGCCCGCGTACTCGACCGCGAGGCTTCTGCTACACCGCCGGAAGCGGCCAAGGCGCTGGCGGTGACTATCCGCACTTATCTGTTGCAGAACGGCGCCCCGCGCGGCGACTGCTTGAGCATCGACGACAGCAGCCAGCGCCAGCGTGTGGCGCCGCGACCGGCCAGCGAGGCGGCGCGTGACATCGCTGCCTGGACCGCCGACCTGGTGCTGGCCGGCGGCACCGTCACCTATCACTCGGACGAGGTGGGGCAGTCGAAGCTGTCCTGGCGCGACGCTCAGGAGCAGGCCGCCAAGGGGCTGCGCTACGACGCCATTCTCGCCCGCGCCTTCCCGCGTACCAGCCTCAGTCGCTGGAGCAACCCCATCGCCGCCTGCCAACCGCTGCCCGAGGCCGAGCGTTGGCTGCAGGCTCAGCGCCGCACCTGGCGCCCTCGCCTGGAGGGCGAACCGGGATACGAAGAATTGCAGTCCTTCGCCGTATGCCGCCTGAGCAGCGGTCGGCCTTACGTCGATCGCGAACGCCAGCGCATCTACGTACGCGGCCTGTATTCCCAGCAGGACCGGCTCGACCTGGCTCATGAATACCTGCACCTGGCTTTCCAGGCGCACCCCAATGGACAAGACGAGGGCTACGTGGAAAGCCTGGCCCGTCGCCTGATACTGGAATGATCGTCATGAAACTCGCCCATGCGCTCCGCCTGTCCCTGCTCGCCAGCCTGATTCCGCTGGGCGCACAGGCCGCCGAATCGCCGATCCACATGGATACGCCGCTGGGGGGCTGGCGCGCGGGTGACGGCGATAAGGCCGACTTCCGGCAGACGGTGAACTACCCGGCATCCTCGGTGAATTCGCGCTCGGACCAGTCCGACACCGCGCGCATTCGTGGCGAAATCCGCTCGCTGCCCAAGGACAGCAGGGAGCCGGCGCGGCTGGTGGTCAACGGCGTGGCCATGCCGATGCGGGTCGAAAGCGACGGCAAGTTCGACCGGCCGTTCGCCTTCCCGGCGGGTTCCAACAGCGTCGAGGTCATCAGTCCCGACGGCCAGCAGCGCAAGCGCGTGCAGTTCTACCACGGCGGTGGCGGTGGTGAGGTGCCGGCCAAGCTGCGGGTCATGCTGTCCTGGGACTCGGATAACACCGACCTCGACCTGCACCTGGTGACGCCGGATGGTGGGCACGTCTGGTACGGCAACCGCTCGTTGCCCAATGGCGCGGCCCAGGACGTCGACGTGACCACCGGCTACGGCCCGGAAATCATCGCCAGCTCGACCCCGCTCAAGGGCCAGTACCTGGTCTACGTGAACTACTACGGCGGCGGCTGGAGCGAGGACGAGAGCTCCGGCGATGTGAATGCAGCCAAGCCTCTGACCACGGCGCAGGTGACCATCGTTACGGAGGAGGGAACGGTGAACGAGAAGCAGGAGTCCTTCCTGATCCCGATGCGGCAGCCGGGTGAGCTGACGTTGGTGAAGCGGTTCAGTTATCCATAAAGCCGAAGCGCCGGGGATTCCGGCGTTTGTAGGGGCGGGCTGCGCCCGCGAGGCTTTGGGGCTCGGCGTTTCTGCGCTGCTTTTGCGTGCGCTGATATATCTGGTTTCGCCTCTCGGCGAGTCCCTTTTGGCAAACGCCCCAAAAGGAACCAAAAGGTCTTGCCCCTCCATCCGGTTTTTCGCTTAGGCGAAAAATACCCTCGTTGAATCGGAGTTTCAGGGGCACGCCGCGAAGGGCCATCCCTGGCCCATCGCGGCTCTCGCGGCATCCATGCCGCTCACCCCCTGAAACTCCGCTTCAACGAGGCCTCCTGAAAGGGGCATCCGGAGCGTTGGGATACTTCTCTGGAAGTCTTCAAGAGCCAAGAGCCAAGAGCCAAGAGCCAAGAGCCAAGAGCCAAGAGCTTGAGCCGAAGCTCGATGCGCTTTTCGTAGGAGCGAGCTTGCTCGCGAACCGCTGCACTGCGAACTTCCTTGTAGGGGCGGGTCATGCCCGAAAACAGCGCCTATCGGCACTGCTGAAAGTCAGGCCTTCTGGTCCGCCTGCCAGGCGTCGATCACTTCCTGTGCCGCGCGGAAGGCGTCGATGGCCGCCGGGACGCCGGCATACACCGCGCAATGCAGCAGCGCTTCGCGAATCTCCTCCACCGTGCAGCCGTTGTTCAGCGCGCCGCGTACATGGCCTTTGAGCTCCTGCGGGCACTTGAGCGCGGTCAGTGCCGCCAGGGTGATCAGGCTGCGGGTCTTGCGCGGAAGGCCTTCGCGGTTCCAGACACCGCCCCAGGCGTGTTCGTTGACGAAGTCCTGCAGCGGCTGGGTGAACTCGGTGGCATTGCCCAGGGCGCGGTCGACGAAGGCGTCGCCCATCACTTCGCGGCGAACCTGCTCGCCGGCCTTGCGGTTGTCGGTGCTCATCCCTACTCCTAGTCGAGGCTTTCCAGGCGCACTGGCGCGGTGCCGGAGCGCAACATGTTGAGTTGTTCGGCAGCGGCGCGCGATAGATCGATGATGCGCCCTCGGCGGAAAGGGCCGCGGTCGTTGATCCGCACCACGACGCTACGGCCGTTGTCCAGATTGGTGACTTTCACCTGGGTGCCGAAGGGCAGGGTGCGGTGCGCGGCGGTCAGGGCGTTCAGGTTGAAGCGCTCGCCGCTGGCCGTGCGCTTGCCGTGGTGCGCCTTGCCGTAATAGGAGGCAGTACCCTCGGCGCGGTAGCCGCGGCCGGAGACGTCCGAGTCGCGGTCGTACGATGTGCTGCTACAGCCGCCCATCAGGGCCAAGCCGGCAAGAAGGAAGAGGGTAGGGAGTGAACGCCACATAAAGGAGCTTCCAGGGGGACGATTTACCCGGTGCTGATGGGTTCCGAGCTGAAATGCCTGTCGCAGCGCCAAGTTTTCCAATCCGGCCATCCCTGGCCGGTCGTTCGCCGGGCCAACGCAAGCGTTGGCACTCTTCTGGAAAAGAAGGGGCGGATTACCCTTCGAGCTTTTTCTTCAGCAGTTCGTTCACTTGGCCGGGGTTGGCCTTGCCTTTCGAGGCTTTCATCGCTTGCCCGACGAAGAAGCCGAACATCTTGCCGCGCTTGGCTTCGTCGCTGGCGCGGTACTGTTCAACCTGCTCGGCGTTGGCCGCCAGCACTTCCTCGAGCATCTTGTCGATGGCGCCGGTGTCGGTGACTTGCTTCAGGCCCTTGGCTTCGATGATCGCATCGGCCGAGCCTTCGCCCGCCGCCATCGCCTCGAAGACCATCTTGGCGATCTTGCCGGAGATGGTGTTGTCCTTGATGCGCAGGATCATGCCGCCCAGGTGCTCGGCGGAAACCGGCGACTGCTCGATCTCCAGGCCGTCCTTGTTGAGCAGGCTGGAAAGCTCGCCCATCACCCAGTTGGCCGCGAGCTTGGCGTCGGCGCAGATGGTCTGGACCTGTTCGAAGTAGTCGGCCATCTCGCGGCTGGCGGACAGCACGCTGGCGTCATAGGCGGACAGGCCGTACTGGCTCTCGAAACGCTCGCGCTTCTGGTCCGGCAGTTCCGGCAATTTGGCGCGCAGTTCGTCGAGGAAGGCGCGCTCGATCACCACCGGCAGCAGGTCCGGGCAAGGGAAGTAACGGTAGTCGTTGGCTTCTTCCTTGCTGCGCATGGAGCGCGTTTCGTCCTTGTTCGGGTCGTACAGGCGGGTTTCCTGCACCACCTTGCCGCCGTCCTCGATCAGATCGATCTGGCGCTGCACTTCGTGGTTGATCGCCTTCTCGATGAAGCGGAAGGAGTTCACGTTCTTGATCTCGGCACGGGTGCCGAACTCGGCCTGGCCCTTCGGGCGCACCGACACGTTGCAGTCGCAGCGCAGCGAGCCTTCGGCCATGTTGCCGTCGCAGATGCCCAGATAGCGCACCAGCGCGTGGATCGCCTTGACGTAGGCCACGGCTTCCTTGGCGCTGCGAATGTCCGGCTCGGAGACGATCTCCAGCAGCGGAGTGCCGGCGCGGTTCAGGTCGATGCCGCTCATGCCGTGGAAGTCTTCGTGCAGGCTCTTGCCGGCGTCCTCTTCCAGGTGCGCGCGGGTGATGCCGACGCGCTTGACGGTACCGTCTTCCAGGGTGATGTCGAGGAAGCCCTTGCCGACGATGGGATGGTCCATCTGGCTGGTCTGGTAGCCCTTGGGCAGGTCCGGGTAGAAGTAGTTCTTCCGGGCGAAGACGTTGCGCTCGGCGATTTCGGCGTTGATTGCCAGGCCGAACTGGCAGGCCATGCGCACGGCCTCCTGGTTCAGCACCGGCAGGGTGCCGGGCATGGCCAGGTCGATCAGGCTGGCCTGGGTGTTCGGCTCTGCACCGAAGGTGGTGGCGCTACCGGAGAAGATCTTCGATTGGGTGGAGAGCTGTGCGTGGATTTCCAGCCCGATTACTGTTTCCCATTGCATATCGTAATCCTTCCTCAGAACCCGGCCGGTGCTTGTTTATGCCAGTCGCTGACCAGTTGGTACTGGTGCGCGACATTGAGCAGGCGGCCTTCCTGGAAGTATGGCGCGAGCAGTTGGACACCTATCGGCAGGCCGTCGACGAAGCCGGCGGGCATGGACAGCCCCGGGATGCCGGCGAGGTTGGCGGTGATGGTGTAGATGTCTTCCAGGTACTGGGCGACCGGGTCGTTGTTCTTCTCGCCCAGTTTCCAGGCCGGGTTCGGCGTGGTCGGGCCGAGGATCACGTCGACTTCGGCGAAGGCGCTGACGAAATCGTTCTTGATCAGGCGACGAATCTTCTGAGCTTTCAGGTAATAGGCGTCGTAGTAGCCAGCCGACAGCGCATAGGTGCCGACCATGATGCGGCGCTTCACCTCGGCGCCGAAGCCTTCGGCGCGGGAGCGCTTGTACAGGTCCTGCAGGTCCTTCGGGTCCTCGCAGCGGTAGCCGTAACGCACGCCGTCGAAGCGCGAGAGGTTGGAGCTGGCTTCCGCGGGCGCGATCACATAATAGGCAGGGATTGCGTGCTGCATGTTCGGCAGGGAGATCTCCTTGACCACCGCGCCGAGCTGCTTGAGCTGCTCGACCACCTTCATCACCGCGTCGGCAATGCGGCTGTCGAGGCCGGCGCCGAAGTATTCCTTCGGCAGACCGATGCGCAGGCCGGTCAGTGGCTTGGCCAGGGCGGCCAGGTAATCGTCAACCGGCTGGTCGACGCTGGTGGAATCCTTCGGATCGAAGCCGGCCATGGCGCCGAGCATCAGTGCGCAGTCCTCGGCGGTGCGGGCCAGCGGGCCGCCCTGGTCGAGGCTGGAGGCGTAGGCGATCATGCCCCAGCGGGAAACGCGGCCGTAGGTCGGCTTGATGCCGGTGAGGTTGGTCAGCGCGGCCGGCTGGCGGATCGAGCCGCCGGTGTCGGTGCCGGTGGCGGCCGGGATCAGGCGCGCGGCCACGGCAGCGGCGGAGCCGCCGGAGGAGCCGCCCGGTACGCGGGAGGTGTCCCAGGGGTTCTTCACCGGGCCGTAGTGGCTGGATTCGTTGGCCGAGCCCATGGCGAACTCGTCCATGTTCAGCTTGCCCAGGCTCACGGTGCCGGCGTCAGCCAGGCGCTCGACGACGGTGGCGTCGTAGGGCGAGACGAAGGCATCGAGGATCTTCGAGCCGCAGCTGGTGCGCACGCCCTGGGTGCAGA of the Pseudomonas sp. PSE14 genome contains:
- a CDS encoding DUF2300 domain-containing protein, yielding MRVRIAGLILLLPLCVQAAPSSQEQAQLAWRTAQGDELLRLGPQQVLDRQPLPADLRAPLGSLWKLFVYAWLNDTGQQEPAYRCRGEDKEEVYCCTAGQSIERDAALVKSCGLYFQPRRLGIDGSVWQQYWQARHAPDWITQLDKLTPQTDVPVVELLDQLQHLPAQEQARKVLLDVSLAADDGRAPAALGGRLRVKTWSWDENGEREGGFAGWLVDGTPLWARGPGTSKTVLATYGNAIGAALPAPWPRDPGRCVEVSLFSRYPLKEVYDARNQPAAEGLLAGRQNVLFANGVYLDVSSHGDLFLERGAQGPRLTARLSREEYVARVLDREASATPPEAAKALAVTIRTYLLQNGAPRGDCLSIDDSSQRQRVAPRPASEAARDIAAWTADLVLAGGTVTYHSDEVGQSKLSWRDAQEQAAKGLRYDAILARAFPRTSLSRWSNPIAACQPLPEAERWLQAQRRTWRPRLEGEPGYEELQSFAVCRLSSGRPYVDRERQRIYVRGLYSQQDRLDLAHEYLHLAFQAHPNGQDEGYVESLARRLILE
- a CDS encoding DUF1175 domain-containing protein translates to MGVAAAGLEGAVIRKPLTLLAGLLVATLAQAAEPALDAQQTQVFRAWFVRIAEEQLRRGPNPRWYQQDCAGLVRFAANEALKVHDAKWLRANGMSNRYLPPELELSAAQRNLAQSWQQGGGKTGPYVNAIKLIQYNSQFVGRDLNQARPGDLMFFDQGDDQHLMIWMGRDIAYHTGTRTATDNGMRSVSLQQLMTWKDTRWIPDESNPNFIGVYRLSFLTR
- a CDS encoding alpha-2-macroglobulin, which gives rise to MNVLRGVAAALACVGLFAAAPALVQADDDVPASGYTPMAGESFFLLADSSFASDEVAKVRLEAPGRDYRRYRMEPYGGADIRVYRIDQPLDFLKRQKNLHRVLSEGQFKGEGLSNTLAYLWDNWYRKSRRVMQRTFSYESRHQVTEVVPELKMGNAIAAPTPYDAQPQYAPIPGLPMVSQFRYPLWDAKPIQPPKDVTLMGSSSEFINVAPGNVYVPLGKLKPGLYLVEALVGKYRATTVVFVSNSVAVSKIAGNELLVWTARKHEGTPVGGAKVLWTDGLGVMSSGSSDADGLLRLQHVSPERSFVIGEDEEGGVFVSENFYYDSEIYDTKLYAFTDRPLYRPGDWVSLKIVGREFKNSRESQAPQSAPLRLSVIDAAGTTLQTLDLKYDAKSGTNGRFQLPPNAVAGGYELRFDYRDQTYSSAFRVAEYIKPHFEISLDLAKPDFKTGEPVKGNLILLYPDGKPVANARLELSLRAQQLSMVDNELQYLGQFPVELSSAQITTDDQGRAALELPAAEKPSRYMLTVFASDGAAYRVKTSKEILIERGAARYRVSAPQRFSAAGDKVEFSYAAEQQTRIQPTAYRWLRLEDRSSGDGAVADGKFAITFDKPGTYSVELRDKAGQLLGGTGHSVSGDGVKAVPGTVEIVLDKPEYKAGEEALALITFPEPVDDALLSLERDKVEATALLSKGGDWLKLEKLNPTQYRARIPVKPDFSPNLTFSVLYTRSGDYSFQNAGIKVAVPQVDIAVSTDKERYEPGETVTVNLDTRYDGKPVSSHLTVSVVDEMIYALQPEIAPGIDQFFYHPRRNNVRTSASLSFISYDVALPGTPSAPGRANRSERGVKVLERPRREEVDTAAWEPELVTDANGKAQFKFRMPDSLTRWRITARAMDDEGQVGQKKQFIRSEKPLYLKWNGPKRFRSGDAPDLGLFVFNQGEQDTKAELLIRANGAEKTQALELKRGVNYIALPQQPLSDGDWSVELRQDGQVRDSLGVHFSLVADSWQVLQSKPLQVNAQNTPLQLPADARDVTLRLDDSAQALLRGNLDSLLNYPWGGVEQTASQLLPLSIAYPMLSGGEPRVRDRLRLIMQTSRLRLVQMAGPDAYFTWWGGEDNDAFLTAYAYYADWYASRALEIQLPPDHWQRVLELYSARASATPLLQRALILAFARDMQLPVQTLVSGLLTDLENAGNGEAAKSVNDFDIDDSLVMGQPDSELGLAVARVLTASLAEQSKVAPPKGFARQLDSARLKVNTSDQPFARAVQLYSGTVDANRARELLLSLAPQQSTVERALALAWMQRAVVAAPAAELPKPAADWKEGHSTTGDAFWKWQGKDVPAQLDLTAAPSRPLNASVTFRSAEAPASQLPVTIKRRLLRLVPGEEAFAFNAEELGDKPLSSDELYLDEVTLTTDQAQALRYGMLEVPLPPGADVERTTWGLQISGLGGAEATSLERARNEPGDLFYGVPVDTLGGELRFRHLVRFSQKGNFVLPPVRYQRLYAPQEQALEQQPALAKIKVQ
- a CDS encoding DUF2138 family protein, yielding MSENTPSSSQDSTPTPPAAQAPRRGPLIAIGVVAAVLVAGGLALAFGLIPAFHSAPVGTLEAPESPEAARDLTRPDALIESASLSQLPKAVLEVPLLRDVLTEDFVFYYENNADRLGLTGTLRRIVYEHDLTLKDSVIEELLDQPAQVALWRGADGRLRDFMVVLRRGGLAKLLEPLAKVAADDSQLKKVSEIQVKGAATPVYSLRYGAEKSVLFVSRGDQMLVLSNPKMLFTAADESGLGEPDTAIAKDLGTLLEGEPLFAKDFALEPRGELKQRITLGASVLAMGYQRFIPTFSGVRFEQGKDGWHSYLALSEVARQPELDFTPVWQAMPMGASACVALPVTPGLYDSMLVKLGAEQKMAASFSEHLSGAAGLCWYPDSRLHSPLLAVKLDAPASPELDEELGKLFGSMIGAYEANVEGGAFEVESRAEGDGRLWQRQVSSRFGQYPASEAENPDQVSGNGFFRVSMLRDGNTLLFSIDDKLLDKARNTLAKRFPPLADVLPKDAVVPAYLAPKTLSELLQRETLDSLPQDIEPVFRNAADTLLLPRLKTLAGNGSYALTLPAGSEPSGEWEWLPLDWKAL